A genomic stretch from Pempheris klunzingeri isolate RE-2024b chromosome 23, fPemKlu1.hap1, whole genome shotgun sequence includes:
- the LOC139223287 gene encoding mucin-12-like encodes MESMTPLPSETTTEPQTTTPMDTVTSEPTGTTLISESTSPTDTVTSEPAETTSAPEPTSPTDTITSKAFETTVVSEVTAHTNTLTSQPVDTSSQSQTTGPADTAPSLPPGTTMVSESTGKTESETPQPAGTTSAPQATSSADTMTSEPVGTTLVSESPGPTDPITSQPAETTSAPQASSATDTVTSQPFKTSVVSEVITPTISLSQPTFSMDTVTSEPVETTSRPGPTSPTNKVPAQTTLAVEPTNPTNTVTSESAEITSSVEATSTRNPLSTQPTGPPSSASTVTPTGLTIGPPSTLPSIQPTIPSTKPPIAPTTTSPTTTTSQTTTQPIRTIEPDNCQNGGYFNGVNCTCLVGFNGSLCQFVETFSPDTLNRSVMVTVVINQAFNEKYEDETSTEFKEFVGNFTDKMETYYQGMNIENFKEVVVTSVRKVGLFVRFSNNTVEEVSTETRSIYSITPAVEKTSVAHEVVLTIPNNATANQLYEINVEAVENAARELVNCRGEISVCPYNITTEPIVNETKLDFGSICKSFVDDPDVAHYYTPVSPFGVTMCVTVCNSLHPSPETCNNNGICQVYKDTGVLCKCHNVNTTWYLGDDCSFPIKRTAFFAGLSVTLGCLLVTLGALTAYLLINKHKQTKRRERERREVNPWWLNEDHVWSRSNSTCNNGECRNPSFTHDDDLTRPPHVSRPTALPHRDLSSNQLMRIRRTSWDA; translated from the exons ATGGAGTCAATGACACCTCTACCTTCAGAGACAACAACGGAACCTCAAACAACTACTCCCATGGACACAGTAACGTCTGAGCCCACTGGTACCACCTTGATATCTGAATCAACAAGtcccactgacacagtgacgTCTGAGCCTGCAGAGACAACATCAGCACCTGAACCAACCAGTCCTACTGACACAATCACCTCTAAGGCTTTCGAGACAACTGTGGTATCTGAAGTAACTGCTCACACCAACACATTAACATCACAGCCTGTGGACACTTCTTCACAATCTCAAACTACTGgtcctgcagacacagcaccatctctgcctcctggtACCACCATGGTGTCTGAATCAACAGGCAAAACAGAATCAGAAACACCTCAACCTGCAGGGACAACATCAGCACCTCAAGCAACTAGTTCCGCTGACACAATGACTTCCGAGCCTGTTGGTACCACCTTGGTATCTGAATCACCAGGTCCAACTGATCCAATAACCTCTCAACCTGCAGAAACAACATCAGCACCTCAAGCTAGTAGTGCCACTGACACAGTAACCTCTCAGCCTTTCAAGACATCTGTGGTATCTGAAGTAATTACTCCAACCATTTCACTATCTCAGCCTACATTTTCTATGGATACAGTAACATCTGAGCCTGTCGAGACCACATCAAGGCCTGGGCCAACTAGTCCCACTAACAAAGTGCCTGCTCAGACTACTTTGGCTGTGGAGCCAACCAATCCAACCAACACAGTAACATCTGAGTCTGCTGAGATCACATCATCAGTTGAAGCAACCTCTACAAGAAACCCACTATCTACACAACCAACTGGACCACCATCCTCCGCTTCAACTGTAACACCTACAGGCCTAACTATTGGACCACCTTCCACTTTACCTTCTATTCAACCAACCATCCCATCAACTAAACCACCAATCgcaccaacaacaacatcaccCACCACTACAACATCTCAAACAACCACCCAACCAATCAGAACAATAGAGCCCGATAACTGCCAAAATGGGGGATATTTCAATGGAGTCAACTGCACATGTCTTGTTGGATTCAATGGATCTTTGTGCCAATTTGTTGAAACCTTTTCGCCAG ATACCCTGAACAGGTCAGTCATGGTTACTGTGGTGATCAATCAGgcatttaatgaaaaatatgaagaCGAAACATCAACTGAATTCAAAGAGTTTGTTGGAAACTTCACTGACAAG ATGGAAACGTATTACCAAGGCATGAACATAGAAAATTTTAAAGAAGTGGTGGTAACTAGTGTCAG GAAAGTAGGCCTCTTTGTCAGATTCTCAAATAACACTGTGGAAGAG GTGTCAACTGAAACCAGGAGCATTTACAGTATCACACCTGCAGTAGAGAA AACAAGTGTTGCACATGAGGTGGTTTTGACGATTCCAAACAATGCCACCGCTAATCAGCTATATGAGATCAACGTTGAGGCAGTTGAAAATGCTGCTAGAGAGCTTGTTAACTGCAGAGGCG aAATTTCAGTTTGTCCTTACAACATCACAACTGAGCCCATAGTGAATGAAACAAAGCTAGATTTTGGAT CTATATGTAAAAGCTTTGTGGACGATCCAGATGTTGCTCATTACTACACACCTGTGTCTCCTTTTGGAGTGAccatgtgtgtaactgtgtgtaacAGTCTACATCCAAGCCCTGAAACATGCAATAACAATGGAATCTGCCAGGTGTACAAGGACACTGGAGTTCTTTGCAA GTGTCATAACGTGAATACAACTTGGTACTTGGGGGATGACTGTAGCTTTCCAATAAAGAGGACCGCTTTCTTTGCAGGGTTAAGTGTGACCCTTGGTTGCCTGTTGGTAACTCTTGGAGCCTTGACAGCATACTTGCTGatcaacaaacacaagcaaacaaa gagaagagagagagagagaagagaagtgaATCCGTGGTGGCTGAATGAGGACCACGTGTGGTCCAGATCCAACAGCACATGTAACAATG GAGAGTGCAGAAACCCGTCCTTCACACATGATGATGATTTGACACGACCTCCACATGTCTCCCGACCCACAGCCCTACCCCACAGAGACTTGTCATCAAACCAGCTG atGAGGATCAGAAGGACATCCTGGGACGCCTGA